In uncultured Fretibacterium sp., the genomic window ATGGAACTGAATGTACTGTCCGCCGGAGAGCCATATCTTCGAGTCCACTGCCAGTGCTTTCTCGGAGGGGACGTACTCCGCGGCGTCGAAGGAGGAGCTGTCGGAGAGGAAACGCCAGCTCCTGGATGCCTGACGGCCCGGTCCCTCGGAAACGGTGCGGGCCGCCCACGAGAGCAGGGCCGATCCCTGCCCCAGAGGTTCTCGCTTCGCATCGTTGGTGAGGGAAAAAGGGGACCCGGAATAGGGGAGCTTCACAAAACCGCCGGGGCCGAAGTCCTTGAGGAAAACGGCGTCCGACGATATGACGAAGAAGCGGTCGCCCCAGGAGCCGGGGAGGGGGCGTTTGACGGAGTTCCCATAGTCCCGGAAGATACTGCGGCCCGCTATGGCGTCGGACGAAGCCGCGAGCCCGACGTAGTCGAGGATCGACAGCGGCAGGTCTGCGAGCCCGAACAGCTCGGGATTGATTTTGGGGTCCTGCGTCTTTTCGTCCTTTCCCCCCGCCTCCGGCATCAGGGCGAAGCAGAGCCCCCAGTTGCCCGCCAGCAGGATGTTGGCATCCATCCCGTGAGATTCGTCCGCGGTAACGATGACCAGGGTGTTCTCGAGCACCCCCTTCTCCTTCAGCCTGGACAGAAAGAGGTCGAGGGCGTCGTCGAGAAATGCGGAGCTCCGCAGCTTCGGATGAAGCCCCTCGCCCCCGGCGTAATCGTCGGGCAGGGTGTAGGGATGGTGCGTCCCCACGGTGAGGAGGGTCAAAAACCAGGGGGATGCCTCACCTTGGGTGCCGCACTCCCTGCGTTTTTCGTTCAACGCCTCGATCTTTTTCAGGCTTTGGAGGAAGAAATCCCGATCGTTGATGCCCCAATAAGTAAAGAAGGTGGGCGGAGTGTGGTCGAACCATTCCTCGCCCTCGATCTCCTCGAAGCCGATCAGTTTCATGAAACGGTCCTTATCCATGAAACGCAGTCCTGCGGCCTGAAGGTAGGTCGTGCTGTAGCCGTTCCGGGCCAGCATGTTCGGCAGGGTGTCCCGGGACGCGGCCGAGGGGTCCGAGAGCAGTTCCTGGGTGATCAGAGTTCCGTCGGTCAATCGCGGGTAATCGGCGCAGAGCATCGAATAAAGTCCGTTGATGGTCTGATTCCGATGCGCCAGAAAGTTGGGGACCCGGAGTCCCTGCTCGGCCCAGCGGCTCGTCTTCGTCATGGCGAAATCCGCGGACCCATTGACGAACTCCACGTTCTGAGGCAGGTAACCGCCCGGTATGCCCTCCAGGATGACGAGGAGGACGTTAGGCCTTTCGGTGGGCCCGGCCGTCATCGGGACGCCGGACAAGTCGTGCGTCAGCCGTGGGACGAGGTCGGAAAGCTCCTTATCCCTCGAATAGAAGGCGGCGATTTGCTGGACCAGGGGATTGCCGAGCTCCCCGCCCCCGAACCAGAGGAGCTGGCCGGCGAAGGGCAGAAGGAGCAGTACGAAAGCGTACGGGTGTACCGGGACGAGTTTGAGGTTCATGTGCGCGAGCAACAGGCAGAGGGCGAGCAGAAAGATCATCGCCAGGATCGCCGGGGTGTCCAGGGACGCCAGGAGGAAATGGGGGTCCAGGAGATACCGTGCCTGTTCCGGAGAGGGCAGGACGCGCATGGCCGAGAAGTAGGCGGCCGTGAGGGCGTTGTAGAGCCACCACAGGAGTGTGGGCGCGATGCTGGGAGCTCGGGTGCGGGTCCGTGCCTGGACGGAGGCGGCGATCAGGACGCAAATGGCTGTGAGAAGGATGTCGGAGCCTCCGCCCAGGATGAAGCTCCAGGGGTCTCCGTGCCGTGCCTGGACCAGGATGAGACGAAAGTAGAGAGATGGGATGATGTTGATCAGAAAAAGACGCGTGCTCCACCACATCGAAAACAGGCCTCCAGATTTCCGTTTGGCCGCGCAGTCCGCAGCGGGGCTAATGATATGCCGTTTTACCGCGGAGCGTCAACTGGCAACCTACTACCCCTCTTCGGCTTGCGCCCATCCGGAACGGGCTCCATGTACGGGAGGTCTCGGGCTTGTCTACCGAATGGCGCCCAGGAGGTGGAGCCACAGGGGGAGTGTGAGCATGGAGAGGAGGACCGAGGCCGTCGTCCCCAGGGCGCAGTAGTCTCCGTCCATGCCCATCTCCTGTGCGATGATGGTCGTGTTCACGGCCTCCGGCATGGCGGCGAGGAGCGTCCCGGCCTGGACGAGGATGGGGGAAAGCCCAAAGAGGGACAGGACCGCGTAGGTCACGGCGGGGTGGACGATCAGTTTGACCAGCTGGAGCTTCCACGTCGTGAGGAACGCGCGGCCCGCCTCCCGCAGCTCGATCCTGGCCCCGAGCATGAGCAGGGCCAGTCCCGTCCCGATGTCGGCGAGCATCTTGAGCGTCATGTCCAGCCATGGGGGCAGCCGGTCCAGCTTCGCGAGGATGAGGAACACCGCCAGAAGGCAGGAGAGAAAGAGGGGGTTCCTGAGCAGCCGGTTCCCCGTCCTCCTGAGGCTCTCGGCGGAGATCGATCCGAAGAGGGCGAGCTGCCCGCTTCCTATGGACAGGAACTGCATGAACGCCAGGGAGAAAGCCAGGACCAGCGTCCCCGCCGCGATGCCGGGCTCTCCCATGGAGAGCCCCAGAATCGGCAGCCCCGCAAAGAAATGGTTGCCCCGCGTCGCCGCCAGGGAGAGCGTCGCGAACCGCTTGGTGGGCTCGCCCCGGCGGGCCAGAAGCCAGACGGCGAGGACGGTGATGACGTAGGGGCTGCAGACCGCCAGGGTGAAGAGCACCGCGTTTTGAATCCGGCTCTCGGCCCCCAGGATGCCCCGGAGCAGCAGGGCCGGCATGGCGAAGCAGTAGAGCAGGGAGTTGTTTTCCTTCATGGTCTGAGGGGTGAAGAAGCCCTTCTGCCGCAGCAGCCAGCCGAAGGCGATGAGCAGAAAGATGGGGAGAACGATCAGGACGGCTTGCATTCTGAAATCACTCCAGTGAAAATGGTTTGGGCACGAGGGGAAACGACTGCACTCCCGCACCCGGCCCTCGCAGCGGGGGCGCGCGACGGAGGGGCCGCCCACCACGAAAGGAAAAACGATTGGCCGACGGCCAATCGTTTTCTGCGGTTGTCCGGAGCGGTTATTTCACTCCGGCTCGAACATATCCTTGGTTACGGCGCAAAGCGGACATACCCAGTCGTCCGGAATGTCCTCGAACGCGGTCCCCGGCGCGATGCCCGAATCCGGATCCCCTGCTTCCGGATCGTAGACATACCCGCAGACGGTGCAGACGTATTTCTTCACCACGAGCTCTCCCCTTCCCTCGTCATTTACGGTGAGATAAGTGCATCTCCCCCTCGCTTCCATTATATCGCAACATCTATATCGCAACATCGTATGCCGCAGCGTCGCCCCTGCGGCGAGTCGGGGAGGGACCGCGCAGCGAAGGGAGTGATGGCAAAAAGGGGGAGAGGATGATAAAGGTTGATGGTAAAATTGAAAAGTTATGCGGGGCGAGTTGACCCGGCATCGCAGGATGTGCCGCTTTTCCGGGATATTGCGCCGAAACATTGTTGCGGCAGGCAAGGAGCCGTGAGCGGACGGCGAATGGAGTGAACTTGCCGGTCGCTTTACCGGCAGGGGATGCGCCGTGTCCCGACTTCACTGCGCGGCCGTACGCCTGCGCCGAGGACGATCGACACGCCTCATGGGGCTTGACGCCCCGCGGTGGGCGGTCGCCTGCTTATAGGGGGGCTTGGTTTTGGGCGTTTCGTTGTATCGTCGATATCGTCCTCAGAGGTTTTCGGAGGTATCCGGCCAGGCGGCGGCAATCGAAATCCTGACCCGGTCCCTGGCGGGCTCGAGGGTGGGGCATGCCTACCTGTTCTCGGGACCGCGGGGCTGCGGAAAGACCACCGTGGCCCGCATCCTGGCCAAGGCGCTGAACTGCCTTTCGCCGGAGGCCGGGGAGCCGTGCTGCGGCTGCCGCAGCTGCCAGGCTATCGCGGGGGGGGAGAGCCTGGATGTGGTCGAGATCGACGGCGCCTCCAACAACAGCGTCGACGAGATTCGGGAGCTCAAGACCCACGTGGCCCTGGCCCCGTTCTCCTCGAATTACAAGGTCTACATCATCGACGAGGTGCACATGCTGTCCATGGCGGCCTTCAACGCCCTTCTCAAGACGCTGGAGGAGCCGCCCTCCTACGTGGTGTTCGTCCTGGCCACCACGGAGCCCCACAAGGTCCCGGTGACGATCCGTTCGCGGTGCCAGCACATCCCGTTCCACAGCATCGGCACGCGTCGGATCTTCGACCGCCTCCGCCAGGTCGTCGAATGGGAGGGGGCGGACGCCCAGCCCGAGGCCCTGTGGGAGGTGGCGCGCCAGGCGGATGGGGCCCTCCGCGATGCGCTCTCCATGCTGGAGCAGGTCGTCAACAGGGGCGATGGGCACGTCCGTCTGGAGGACGTCGAGGCGACCCTGGGCGGGGGAAGCCGGCCGGCCCTGGAGCGATGGTTTGCGGCGCTGCGCGCTCAGGAAAGCGCCTCCTTTTCGGACATGCAGCGGATGATGGCGGAGGGGGCCTCGCCCGAGCGGATACTGGAGGAGCTCTTCTCCCTGGTGCGGAACCTCTGGCTCGTTGCACGCTGGCCGGACGTCCTCGACAGCCTGGACGTATCCGAGCAGGAACGGGGCTTCCTGGAGTCGGAGTCCCCCCACTGGCCGGAGGCCGTCCTGAGGGGACTGATGTCCCGGCTCGTGAGCCTGATCGGCCAGTCGCGGATGGGACTCCGCTCCGACGTCCTGATCGGGCTTCTGATGCTGGAGGCGGTCCGGGCGACGGCCCCCGAGGCGGAGCCCGAACGCCCTGCCGTTCCGGGGTCCCCGTCCACGACGTCCCGGAAGGGGATGGAGATGCCCGTGGCCATGCCCGAGCCGGTGTCCCCGGTTCCAGCCGAGCCCGCCGTTCCGAAGGAGCCCGCTCCGCCCGCCTCGGCGCCGTCCGCCGTCCCGGAGGAGGGGGGAGAGGGGGCGGAGGTTCTGCCCCAGGCGGATTGGACGCCCCTGCCGCAGGAGGCCTGCGAGGAGCTGCTGGTCCTCGCGCACCACAGGGACTTTGTCCTTTTCTGCGCGCTTCTGGACGGGGAGTTCCTGGGGTCGGAGGGGCGATTGCTGCTGGATCTTCCCCACCGATACGTCTACGAGGTACTCTCTCTGAGCCGGCACCGTTCCGCCCTCGCGGATCTGTTCTCCCGTTACGGCGGCGGGGTGTTCCTGCGCTGTGGGGCAGCCGTGGCCGCCTGTTCTCCGTCCGTCGGAGGGGAGGCGGGAGAGGGTGCTCCCGAGGAGGCCGAGAGCGCCGAGTCGGTTGCCCCGCCCCCCGAGGATCGGGAGATCCCTCAGGATGGGGTGAGTGCCCTGCCCTTCGACGGGCTGGTGCGGGAGGTGTCCCGATTGATGAACGGCGAGGTCGTCCTGGTGAGGCGGGGGCTCGACGAATCGGACGGCGGGGTGGTTCCCGACGAGGACAAGGACGACGAATGAGGATATGATTAAGGATCATGACTGAAGGGATGAGGGGAAGGATGATGGGGGCATGACGCGGCCTTTCGTTCATTTGCACGTGCATACCGAGTACAGTCTTCTGGACGGGGCCATCCGCACCAGGGACCTCGCACGCAGGGTCTCGGAGTGGGGGGCCCCCGCCGTCGCCATGACGGATCACGGGGCCATGTACGGGGCGGTGGAGTTCTACGAGAACTGCCGGGCCAGCGGGGTGAAGCCCATCCTGGGCTGCGAGACCTACGTCGATCCCGACGGCCACCGTTCCCGGGAGAAGAAGGGGAAGAACAACCACCTGATCCTCCTCGCCGAGAACGACGAGGGCTACCGCAACCTCATCAAGCTGGTCTCGATCGCCAATACCGACGGGTTCTACTACAAGCCGAGGATCGACCACGACCTGCTGGCGCGTCATGCCAAGGGGCTGATCGCCTCGTCGGCCTGCCTGGCCGGGGAGATTCCTCAGCTCATTCTCGCCGGCAAGGAGCCGGAGGCGGCCGAACGGGCCCTTTTGTACCGCGATATCATGGGCGAGGGCAACTTCTTCCTGGAGATCATGTCGAACACGCTCCCCGAGCAGGCCCTGGTCAACAAGGCCCTGGTGCGCATCTCCCGGGATACGGGCATTCCACTGATCGCGACGAGCGACGCGCACTACCTGGGCGCGGAGGACTTCGAATGGCATAAGATTCTGCTGCGCGTCAACACCCGGGCCGACGACACCGACGATGCCTTCGGGTTCAGCGTCAACGACTTCTACCTGAGGTCGCCGGAGGAGATGGACGCCTTTTTCGGGGCGGAGCTGCCCCAGGCGCTGGACAACACGGTGGCGATCGCTGAGCGCTGCTGCGTCAGCCTCGACCTGAAGACGGGCTCGTATCAGCTGCCCAGCCTGGACCTGGCCGACGGCGTGACCCTGGAGTCCCACCTCGAGGACGAGGCGCGCGCAGGGCTGCGCAGCCGCCTGGGCACGGACGTCCCCCCTCCGGAGTACGCGGAGCGCCTGGAGTATGAGCTGGGCGTCATCAACTCGATGGGCTTCGCGGCGTACTTCCTGATCGTTGCGGGCATCATTCGGGCGGCGAAGGACCGCTCCATCCCCATTGGACCGGGGCGCGGGTCGGCCGCGGGGTCCCTGGTCGCCTGGAGCCTCCGCATCACGGATCTGGACCCCCTGAAGTACAACCTGCTGTTCGAGCGCTTCCTGAACCCGGAGCGGATCAGCATGCCCGATATCGACACCGACGTCTCGGACAAGGGGCGAGACGAGCTGCTGAAGTACATCGTGGAGCGCTACGGCAGCGACCGGGTCTCCCAGATCATCACCTTCGGGCGCATGAAGAGCCGGCAGGCGGTCAAGGATGTCGGGCGGGCCACGGGCGTGGAGTACGCCCTGATGGACAGGGTGGCGAAGCTGATCCCCCTCGACGCCAAGAGCATCCGGGAGGCCGTCGAGCGGACCCCCGAGCTGCGCCAGGCGATGCAGGAGGATCCCCGGATCCGGGAGGTGCTGGACGTCGCCGCACACATCGAGGGGCTGGCCCGCCACGCCTCGCAGCACGCCGCGGGCGTCGTGATCACCCCTGTGCCCATGACGGACCTCGTGCCCATCCGCCGCATCAAGCCCTCGGCCTCGCCGTCGGGATCGGAGGGAGGGCTCGACATCAGCCAGACCGTCACGCAGTTCACGATGGAACCCATCGAGAAGCTGGGGCTGGTCAAGATGGACTTCCTGGGGCTCAGCACCCTCTCGATCATCGAGGAGGCCCTGGAGAACATCCGGCATAACGGTAAGCCCGTGCCGGACCTGAACCGCGTCCCCATGGACGACCCGGCGGCCTATCGCCTGCTGCAGGAGGCCGACACGATGGGGATCTTCCAGCTGGAGTCCTCGGGGATGCGGGCGATGCTCCGCAAGCTGCGCATCGACTGCTTCGAGGACCTGATCGCGGCGCTTGCGATGTACCGTCCCGGCCCGCTGGAGAGCGGGATGGTGGATCAGTACATCGACTGCAAGCACGGCAGGTCCCTCCCGCATTACCCTCACCCCCTTCTGGAGGGGGTGCTCAAGGAGACCTACGGGGTCATCCTGTATCAGGAGCAGGTGATGCAGTGCGCCTCGGTCCTGGCGGGCTACACGCTCGGGGAGGCCGACCTCCTTCGCCGCGCCATGGGCAAGAAGAAGGTGGAGGTCATGCAGGAGCAGCGGGCCAAGTTTCTGGAGGGGGCCGCCCGGAACGGGATTGAGGTGAAGACGGCCGAGGGGATATTCGACCTCATCGAGAAGTTCGCGGGCTACGGATTCAACAAGTCTCACAGCGCGGCCTACGCCGTGATCGCGTATCATACGGCCTACCTGAAGGCGAACTACAAGGCGGAGTTCATGGCTGCCTACCTCTCCAGCCAGATGAAGGCCAAGAAGGACGTGCTGGCCCACTACGTGCGCGAGGTTCGCCGCAGCGGCCTGTCGGTGCTTCCCCCGGACATCAACTCCTCGATGGAGAGCTTCACGGCGGTGGGCGACCTGATCCGGTTCGGCCTGGGCGCGGTGACGCGGGTTGGGCATGGCGCGGTCGACACGATCGTTGCGGCCCGCAAGGAGGGTAAGTTCAAGTCCCTCTGGGATTTCGTCCGGCGCGTCGACCTGCACGTCCTCAACCGGGCGACGATAGAGAACCTGGTGAAGGCGGGGGCCTTCGACGAGATCCTGCCGAACCGGAGGCGCCTCGTCCAGGTCCTGCCCGAGTTCGTGCAGGGCGCCCAGAGGCTGGAGGGCGGTGGCGGGCAGCTCTCGCTCTTCGACTCCGCGGCGGACGACCCCGCCGACGAGGCGGGCCCCGACATCCCGGAGGCCGACGACTACGTCCTTCACGAAAAGCTGGAGTTCGAGAAGGAGGTCACGGGGCTCTACATCTCGGGGCACCCCTTCGACGGCTGCGAGGAGGCCATCGGGAGGTTCACCAACTGTTCCATCTCGGACCTGCCCCACTGGCAGGGGCGGACGGCGCCCAGGGTGGGAGGGATCCTCCTCTCGGCTTCGGAGAAGACAACCAAGAAGGGGGCGGTCATGGGACAGCTGATCCTGGAGGACTCGAACAGCAGCATTGAGATGGTTGCGTTCCCCAGGGTCTGGGAGAACGTGAAGGCCCAGGTCCAGGTGGGGGCACCCTTCGTGGTGGAGGGCAGGATGGGGGACAGGGAGCCCAAGAACTTCATCGTCGAGAGGCTGACTCCGCTCTCGGAGGCCGCGGATGCGGGCATCGTCCGCATCCGCCTGAAGGTGAACCTCGTTCCACAGGCTCTGAACGTCCGCGACTTCGCTCGGGCCCTTCGGGACTGCCGGGGCGCGTCCCCCGTCCTGCTGGAGTTCCAGGACGATCGGGATGCCTGCGTCGTCTACCTGAACGATTTCAGGGTCGACCCCTCCGTGCCGGGTCGGCTGCAGAGCCGGCTCGCCGAGGTCGTGCCCCTGGAGGCCCTGGAGGTCGTCTGCTGACCGGCCGGGGCGAAAGGGCGGGCGGAGGCGCCGCGGTGTGGCGTTTGTTTTGATCATCAATCTTTTAATGCCCTTTTGTGTCTTCTAAGGTTACAATAATCCTGAGGTGAGGGGAAAATGTTTGTAAAAATTGTCTGTACGATAGGTCCATCCAGCGAGAACTATGGGACGCTCATGTCGATGGCCAGGGCGGGGATGAACGTTGCGCGCCTGAACTTCAGCCACGGCGATTACGAGGGGCACGAGAGGAAACTGAGCCTGATCCGGCGCGTGGAGCGGGATGCGGGGGCTCCCATCGCCGCCCTCCTGGACACGAAGGGCCCCGAGATCCGCACGGGGCAGATGGAGAACGGGGAGGTCATGCTGATCGGCGGGAACTCCATCGTCCTCACGGGGGCTGGGGAGACGTTTGTCGGGACCGCCGAGCGCATCCACATCAATTACCCCCTCCTGGCGCGGGAGGTCACCCCCAGGCAGAACATCTACATCGATGACGGCACCCTGCACCTGGAGGTCGAGGGGGTGGAGGGCGAGGACGTCCGCTGCCGCATCGTTGTAGGGGGCCCATTGAGGAATACGAAGGGGGTCAACATCCCCGGGGCGACCCTGTCGCTGCCGGCGCTCTCCGAGAAGGACAAGGAGGACATCGCCTGGGGCATCCAGCACGGGATGGAGTACCTTGCCGTCTCCTTCATCAAGACCCGATCCGACGTCCTCGAGGTCCGCAAGCTGATCAAGAGCTGCGGGGGGACGATGAAGATCATCGCGAAGGTCGAGACCCACCAGGCCGTCCAGAACCTGGCGGAGATCGTCGACGTCGTGGACGGCATGATGATCGCGCGCGGCGATCTGGGGGTCGAGATCCCGACGGAGGACGTTCCCCTGGTGCAGAAGCACATCATCGAGATGTGCCGCTCCCGGGGCAAGGTCGTGATCGTGGCGACGCAGATGCTGGACTCGATGATCCGCAATCCCCGCCCCACCCGCGCCGAGGCCAGCGACGTCGCCAATGCCGTCCTGGACGGTACGGACGCCGTGATGCTCTCCGGGGAGACGGCCTCGGGGGCCTATCCGGTCGAGGCGGTGGCCACGATGCGGCGCATCGTCGACCGGGCTGAGGAGGAGCTGGGGATCTGGTGCCTTCCCTGCCGTGAACGCGGTTCGGTCGTCGGCGTCCCGGACGCTGTGAGCGACGCGGCGGTGCTGATCGCCAAGCAGGTGGAGGCATCGGCCATCATCTCCCTGACCAAGAGCGGCTCCACGGCCAGGATGATCAGCAAGCATCGTCCCTCCTGTCCGATCCTCGGCGTGACCCCCTCTCAGCAGACGTGGCGGGAGCTCGCGTTGTGGTGGGGGGTCCGTCCCGTGCGGCTGAGCGAGCTTTCGGACGTGAACGTGGCCGCCCGGGAGGCGATCAATGCCTGTGTCGCCGGGGGCTGCATCCCGGAGGGCGAGCTGGCCGTCATCACGGCGGGCATCCCCCTGGGGCAGCCGGGCTCCACGAACATGGTCGAGGTCCTCACCACGGGGAAGATTTTGCTGACGGGGACGCCCTTGGTGCGCAGAAACGCCACGGGGAGGGTCTGCCTCGCCCGCACGCCCCGGGAGGCCGAGGAAAAGGCTGAGGAGGGGTGCATCCTGGTCGTCCGGCAGATCGAGGAGGAGCATCGCGCCGTCATGGAGAAGGCGGGGGCGGTACTCGTGGAGAGCGGGGCGCTCCTGGCCGAGGGCAATTCCATGGCTCTGGATTATAATCTGCCCTGCGTTATCGGGGTGGCGGACCTCTTTGCGACCCTGGAGGATGGCGATGTCGTGACCGTGGACGGGATGCGGGGGCTAATCTACGGCGGAGCCGTCAAACTTGTCGTCTAGGGAAACGCTGTTTAAAACAAAAACGCATATCTCCCCAAGGGTAAAGATGCAAAACATCATTGAGGATCATGGGATGAACGGGTGGACCGGGCCCGATACCGAGGACGAAATGAGCGTGTACGATGTGGGATAACATAAGGACCTTTTTCGATATCTTCATCGTTTCCCTGATCCTTTATCGCATCCTCGTCCTGATGGTTGGAACGAGGGCGATCCAGTTGTTGAAGGGAGTGCTGGTGCTCCTCCTCTTCTCGCTGCTGGCCTCGGTCCTCCAGCTCCGGCTTCTTACCTGGCTGTTGGGAAGGGGCCTCTGGGCTCTGAGTTTTGCCGTCCCCATCGTGTTCCAGCCGGAGCTTCGGAAGATGTTGGAGGAGATGGGGCGCGGGCACCTGTGGCGCCACAGGATCCCCCTGGACGAGGCGGAGAACCTCAGCCGGCAGGTCGCGGGCGCGCTCAACTACATGAAGGCGCACCGGATCGGAGCGCTCGTGGTGCTGCAGCAGGAGACCGGTTTGGGGGACTATTGGCGAACGGCCGTCCACCTGAGCGCCGAGATATCGCAGGAGCTCATCATCTCGATATTCTGGAAGGACAACCCGCTGCACGACGGAGCTCTCATCCTGGACAGGGAGAGGATGACCGCGGCGGGCTGTTATCTTCCTCTCGCCGACGCGCCGGAGATCTCGCGGTGGTACGGAACCCGCCATCGGGCCGCACTGGGACTCTCCGAGGTCTCCGACGCGCTGATTCTGGTCGTATCCGAGGAGCGGGGGGAGGTCTCCCTCGCCTACAAGGGACATCTCTCGAAGAACCTCAAGGACGTCCAGATGGAAAAGCTGCTGTTTCACTATTTCTCCGGGCGTGAGACCGTGCGCCGGACCTGGCGCGTCAGGCTTCATCGCCTGATGCAGTTGTTCTGGGAGTCGCCGGCCCAGCCATGAGAAACGTTGGGAAGACCGGTTTGGGGAGAATCTTTGTCCCCGTCTCGAAGCGTTTGCCCGCGTTCTGCACGTTCCGGAAGAAGGATGCCTGAGCCATGATCTCATCGAAGAACATTGACGAAATCCTCACCTCTCCGTTGTGCCTGTGGGTCATCTCCGTGGCGGCGGCCCTGCTGATGTGGGTTTACGTCACGGAGTCGGACGGCGGGGGGTACGTGACGCGGCAGTTCTCGTGTCCGATCGAGTACCGCTCGCTCGACCCTCAGGCGACGCTCCGCAACAAGGTGTCCGAGGTCAATATCGAGGTCCGGGGCCTGGAGGAGGTCATGGCCCGTCTGGACTACGACTCCATCTCCTGCGTCGTGGACCTCAGGGACCTGTCGCCGGGAAAGAAGTATACGCAGGATGTCAAGGTCAATCTCCCTCCCCGCGTGTCCCTGGTCTCCTCCACCCCCTCGCAGGTCGTGGTGGACCTGCTGCGTCAGGTCGTGCGCCTCGTGACCGTCGAGGTCGCCCTGCCTCGGGACATCCCGGACGGCCAATATCTGGAGGGGGTCGAGATCGTCCCGAAGGAGGTGGCCGTCCGCGGTGGAGAGAAGGACATCTCCAAGATCGGCGCGGTCCAGGTCCAGCCGACCGTCCAGGAACTCCAGTCGGGCAAGGAGCTGTTTTTGCCCGTCAAGCTCTCCCAGTCGGAGCCCTTCGAGAACGAGGTGAACCTGGAGCCCACGCAGGTCAGGATGAAGGGGGCGCTGGTCCGAGGGCTTCCCAAGAAGAAGGTCCCCGTCAACGTCCGGTTGACCGGCAAACCGCACTCGGACTTCGAGGTCAAGGCCGTGGTGACGGAGCCCTCGGAGGTGCAGGTCGAGGGGACCGCCGCCCGGCTGGCCCGGATCTCGGCGGTGGACACCGAGACGGTGGACATATCCTGGATCTCGGCCGATCAGCTCCTGGTCGTTCCCCTGAAGGCCCCCGACGTGAGGGGGGTCTCGGTCGTCGACCTGAAATCGGTGCGCCTGTCGGTGCAGCTGGAACCGGTCAGGGCTACCACGCAGTTCCCCAACGTCCCCGTGACCCTCAGACAGGGGGAGGATGTGGCGGGCTGGGCGATCACGCCTCCGGCCGTCGTCGTGACGGTCGAAGGTCCGCCCTCCAGGATGGCGGGTATCCATCCAGGCGACGTAGGACTTCAGGCTTATGTCGACGTATCTAGCATCTTTGTGGACTCCGCGGCTCTGCCCGTCAGGACGGAGATCGCCTCGAAGGACCTGAAGGTCGTAAAAATCGAACCTCCCACCGTGACCGTTACGGCGGTTGAGGGTTCGGTGGGACGGTGAGTTGATGAAAAACAAGAGGGTTTTGTTTGGGACGGATGGGGTCCGGGATGTTGCGAACCGCGGAGGAATGACGCCGGAGATGGCCTTGCGCCTGGGGAGGGCCTTCATCCTGTTTCTTGCGGAACGGGGCGTGCCGCGCCCACGCATCGTCCTGGGACGGGACACGCGGCGCTCCGGCATGATGCTGGAGGGGGCGCTCTCGGCGGGGATGACCTCCGCCGGGGCCGAGGTCCTCTCCGCGGGGATCATCCCAACCCCGGGGGTCAGCTATGCCGTACAGCATCTGGCGGCGGACGGGGGCGCGGTGATCAGCGCCTCGCACAACCCGGCCGAGTACAACGGCATCAAGTTTCTGGACCGTGACGGGTGCAAGCTCTCCGACGAGTCGGAGCTGGCCATCGAGGAGTATCTCGGGGACAACCTCACGGACGACTGGCGGCCGACCGGGGCCTCGATCGGCGAGATTCGT contains:
- a CDS encoding AEC family transporter, whose amino-acid sequence is MQAVLIVLPIFLLIAFGWLLRQKGFFTPQTMKENNSLLYCFAMPALLLRGILGAESRIQNAVLFTLAVCSPYVITVLAVWLLARRGEPTKRFATLSLAATRGNHFFAGLPILGLSMGEPGIAAGTLVLAFSLAFMQFLSIGSGQLALFGSISAESLRRTGNRLLRNPLFLSCLLAVFLILAKLDRLPPWLDMTLKMLADIGTGLALLMLGARIELREAGRAFLTTWKLQLVKLIVHPAVTYAVLSLFGLSPILVQAGTLLAAMPEAVNTTIIAQEMGMDGDYCALGTTASVLLSMLTLPLWLHLLGAIR
- the dnaX gene encoding DNA polymerase III subunit gamma/tau yields the protein MGVSLYRRYRPQRFSEVSGQAAAIEILTRSLAGSRVGHAYLFSGPRGCGKTTVARILAKALNCLSPEAGEPCCGCRSCQAIAGGESLDVVEIDGASNNSVDEIRELKTHVALAPFSSNYKVYIIDEVHMLSMAAFNALLKTLEEPPSYVVFVLATTEPHKVPVTIRSRCQHIPFHSIGTRRIFDRLRQVVEWEGADAQPEALWEVARQADGALRDALSMLEQVVNRGDGHVRLEDVEATLGGGSRPALERWFAALRAQESASFSDMQRMMAEGASPERILEELFSLVRNLWLVARWPDVLDSLDVSEQERGFLESESPHWPEAVLRGLMSRLVSLIGQSRMGLRSDVLIGLLMLEAVRATAPEAEPERPAVPGSPSTTSRKGMEMPVAMPEPVSPVPAEPAVPKEPAPPASAPSAVPEEGGEGAEVLPQADWTPLPQEACEELLVLAHHRDFVLFCALLDGEFLGSEGRLLLDLPHRYVYEVLSLSRHRSALADLFSRYGGGVFLRCGAAVAACSPSVGGEAGEGAPEEAESAESVAPPPEDREIPQDGVSALPFDGLVREVSRLMNGEVVLVRRGLDESDGGVVPDEDKDDE
- a CDS encoding sulfatase-like hydrolase/transferase gives rise to the protein MWWSTRLFLINIIPSLYFRLILVQARHGDPWSFILGGGSDILLTAICVLIAASVQARTRTRAPSIAPTLLWWLYNALTAAYFSAMRVLPSPEQARYLLDPHFLLASLDTPAILAMIFLLALCLLLAHMNLKLVPVHPYAFVLLLLPFAGQLLWFGGGELGNPLVQQIAAFYSRDKELSDLVPRLTHDLSGVPMTAGPTERPNVLLVILEGIPGGYLPQNVEFVNGSADFAMTKTSRWAEQGLRVPNFLAHRNQTINGLYSMLCADYPRLTDGTLITQELLSDPSAASRDTLPNMLARNGYSTTYLQAAGLRFMDKDRFMKLIGFEEIEGEEWFDHTPPTFFTYWGINDRDFFLQSLKKIEALNEKRRECGTQGEASPWFLTLLTVGTHHPYTLPDDYAGGEGLHPKLRSSAFLDDALDLFLSRLKEKGVLENTLVIVTADESHGMDANILLAGNWGLCFALMPEAGGKDEKTQDPKINPELFGLADLPLSILDYVGLAASSDAIAGRSIFRDYGNSVKRPLPGSWGDRFFVISSDAVFLKDFGPGGFVKLPYSGSPFSLTNDAKREPLGQGSALLSWAARTVSEGPGRQASRSWRFLSDSSSFDAAEYVPSEKALAVDSKIWLSGGQYIQFHKGENYTLELRVSAPETNAHGMVLDWQVYKLNGAAPMISEKNFPLPQLAPGERLALTCSVEVLEDFMLDSARLAARAVGAGSPGDTAVVVDTFALFPASASSNLPDGKKTLYKGSDAQIVLTHYEGPEQKALRGGEE
- a CDS encoding rubredoxin; the protein is MKKYVCTVCGYVYDPEAGDPDSGIAPGTAFEDIPDDWVCPLCAVTKDMFEPE